The Planctomycetota bacterium DNA segment GACGGTCCGGCGCGGCGGCGCGACCGCGAGGCGCAGGCGCTTCTGGCGTTCGCGGCGGAAGAGGTCCGCTATCGCGAGCAGGCCGTGAAGTCCGCCGAGGAGGCGCACAAGAAGGAAGAGGAGGAGGTCAAGAAGGCCAAGGACGCGGTGCCTCCGGCGGAGAAGGAGTTCAACGACAAGGAGGCCGCGCTCGCCAAGGCGCGCCAGGACCGGGAGGCCGCGGAGAAAGCGCTCCGGGAGATCGACGCCGCCATCGCCGCCGCGCGGGCGGGCGCCGAGGAGGCCGCACGAAAACTCGCCGCTCCGCCGGACGAGACCGCTCTCCGGAAGGCGGAGGCCGAAAAGGCCGCCGCGGCCGAGGCGCTGGCCGCCGCCGAAAAGGCCCTCGCCGAGGCGAAACCCAAGGCCGATCCCGGCGCGGCGGACGAGCGCCGCAAGCGCGAGGCCGAAAAGCAGGCCGCCGATCAGGCCCTGGCCGAAGCCCAGCGCGCGGTGGACGACCTCAAAAAGAAGCTCGCCTCCGCCGCCCCCGAGGCGCGGCCGGATCTCGAGAAGGCGCTGGCCGACGCGCGCGCCCGGCGCAACGACCTGAGAACGCGGGCGGAAGCGGCGGCCCGGGCGCTGTCCGCCGCGCCCGCGGCGGCCGCCTCGCCGGATCCCGCTCTCGTTCAGGCCGTGGAGGCGGCGCGGGCGCGCCTGGCCGCGGCGGCGGCCGAACCGGAGAAGGTCCGCGCGGCGCGCGACCGGGAGCGCAAGGAGCTTGAGGCGGCCAAGGCCAAGGCCGAGCAGGCGCTCAAGGAAATCGAGGGCAAGCGCAAGGAGGCCGAAGCCAAGCTCGAGGCGGCCCGGAAGGGCGAGGCGGCGGCGGCCGCCGCGAGCGAGCAGGCCAAGGTCCAGCTCGAAAGCGCGCGCGGTCGGGTGGAAAAGGCCCGCGAGGCGGCGGATCGGGCCAAGAAGGCGATCGAGGAGGCCGCCGCGCGGCTGGCGCGGGAGAAGGAAGAGCACCGCCGCCGCGAGGAAGAGCGCAAGCGGCGGGCCGAGGAGCTGTCCAAGGCGGCGGTTCCGATTCAGGCGGCGGCCCTTTCGGCCGACGGCGCCTGGGCGGTCGTGGCCGCCGCCGACGGTTCGGTCCACGCCTTCGGGGCCGCCTCCGGAGCCGAAGCGGGCGTTCTGGACGGCGCCTCGCGGCCGGCGGTGGCGGCGGCGGTGACGCCGGCGGGGGAACTCGTGGGCATCCGTTCCGACGGGTCGGTCGTCGCGCGCGGCCTGCTGGGCCCCTGGACGCTTCACCGCACGATCGAACCGACCGCTCCCTCGCGCCCGCCGATCGACCGCGTGCTGGCGCTCGCCTTCAGCCCGGACGGGACGCTCCTGGCCGGCGCCGGTGGCGTGCCTTCGCGGGACGGCGAAATCGCGCTCTGGAATCCGGCGGACGGGTCGCTCGTGCGCGAGATCCCCGCGGCCCACAGCGACACGGTGTTCGACGTCGCCTTCAGCCCGGACGGGACGCTTCTGGCCAGCGTCGGCGCGGACAAGTTCGCCAAGATCTTCGAAGTCGCCTCCGGCCGCCTCGTGCGGTCCTTCGAGGGTCACACGCATCACGTCCTCGGGGTTTCCTGGAACCGCACGGGCCGGACGATCGCCACCGCGGGGGCCGACGAGACGGTCAAGGTGTGGGATGTCGAAACCGGGCAGCAGCGCCGGACCCTTCGAGGCTTTACGAAACAGGCGACTTCGATAGAATATCTTCCCTTCGAGGACCGCTTCGT contains these protein-coding regions:
- a CDS encoding c-type cytochrome domain-containing protein, which gives rise to MILRRRMIPLALLLAAARPAQEANPPDGPLPIERVTLDRPADFKVDVFPILKGNCLPCHNAKDAEADVVLETPETMLKGGADGPVLVPGKADQSPLLRVASFRAKPHMPPRKNKVGARPLTPRELGILKLWIDEGAKNSAAPLLEAPRWQPAPAHWNPIYAVALDAEARFLACGRGAKLHVYHLPTRRLIDRPVDPKLAALAPPGEPGVVHPDAVHALAFSPDGEILATGGYRSIKLWKRQAPERKLALPEWKEPRAAALDREGVRLAVADEEHVLRVYDVASGRKLAELRGHSGPVRALAFEADGKRLASVSEDKTARIWTPADPASPGKALETPAPATAVAFLADGKSVAVGGGDGLVRLYPLEGEKPPPALEIKAHAGPVVALAAAPGLLVSLGPDGRAIAWNTAGGQKVREFAHGAPAAGVAVSAEARRVATFGGPSAKLWNLEDGKVAAELRADGPARRRDREAQALLAFAAEEVRYREQAVKSAEEAHKKEEEEVKKAKDAVPPAEKEFNDKEAALAKARQDREAAEKALREIDAAIAAARAGAEEAARKLAAPPDETALRKAEAEKAAAAEALAAAEKALAEAKPKADPGAADERRKREAEKQAADQALAEAQRAVDDLKKKLASAAPEARPDLEKALADARARRNDLRTRAEAAARALSAAPAAAASPDPALVQAVEAARARLAAAAAEPEKVRAARDRERKELEAAKAKAEQALKEIEGKRKEAEAKLEAARKGEAAAAAASEQAKVQLESARGRVEKAREAADRAKKAIEEAAARLAREKEEHRRREEERKRRAEELSKAAVPIQAAALSADGAWAVVAAADGSVHAFGAASGAEAGVLDGASRPAVAAAVTPAGELVGIRSDGSVVARGLLGPWTLHRTIEPTAPSRPPIDRVLALAFSPDGTLLAGAGGVPSRDGEIALWNPADGSLVREIPAAHSDTVFDVAFSPDGTLLASVGADKFAKIFEVASGRLVRSFEGHTHHVLGVSWNRTGRTIATAGADETVKVWDVETGQQRRTLRGFTKQATSIEYLPFEDRFVVASGGAPVRLVQENGNAVRTFDSQGAFLYSVAVSAETRLLAAGGLDGVLRVWRVDDGQSVAVFSPPVANR